The following proteins are encoded in a genomic region of Mycobacterium kiyosense:
- the rpoB gene encoding DNA-directed RNA polymerase subunit beta, whose translation MADFRQSNTGSPQSSSNSSVPGAPNRVSFAKLREPLEVPGLLDVQTDSFEWLIGSQRWRDTAAKRGDVNQMGGLEEVLHELSPIEDFSGSMSLSFSDPRFDEVKAPVDECKDKDMTYAAPLFVTAEFINNNTGEIKSQTVFMGDFPMMTEKGTFIINGTERVVVSQLVRSPGVYFDETIDKSTEKTLHSVKVIPSRGAWLEFDVDKRDTVGVRIDRKRRQPVTVLLKALGWTNEQIHERFGFSEIMMGTLEKDNTAGTDEALLDIYRKLRPGEPPTKESAQTLLENLFFKEKRYDLARVGRYKVNKKLGLHVGDPITSSTLTEEDVVATIEYLVRLHEGQHSMTVPGGTEVPVETDDIDHFGNRRLRTVGELIQNQIRVGMSRMERVVRERMTTQDVEAITPQTLINIRPVVAAIKEFFGTSQLSQFMDQNNPLSGLTHKRRLSALGPGGLSRERAGLEVRDVHPSHYGRMCPIETPEGPNIGLIGSLSVYARVNPFGFIETPYRKVVDGVVSDEIHYLTADEEDRHVVAQANSPIDAEGRFIEPRVLVRRKAGEVEYVPSSEVDYMDVSPRQMVSVATAMIPFLEHDDANRALMGANMQRQAVPLVRSEAPLVGTGMELRAAIDAGDVVVAEKAGVIEEVSADYITVMHDEGTRRTYRMRKFARSNHGTCANQSPIVDAGDRVEAGQVIADGPCTENGEMALGKNLLVAIMPWEGHNYEDAIILSNRLVEEDVLTSIHIEEHEIDARDTKLGAEEITRDIPNVSDEVLADLDERGIVRIGAEVRDGDILVGKVTPKGETELTPEERLLRAIFGEKAREVRDTSLKVPHGESGKVIGIRVFSREDDDELPAGVNELVRVYVAQKRKISDGDKLAGRHGNKGVIGKILPVEDMPFLPDGTPVDIILNTHGVPRRMNIGQILETHLGWVAKAGWNIEGSPEWAANLPEDLRHAQPNQIVSTPVFDGAKEEELQGLLSATLPNRDGEVLVNEDGKAVLFDGRSGEPFPYPVTVGYMYIMKLHHLVDDKIHARSTGPYSMITQQPLGGKAQFGGQRFGEMECWAMQAYGAAYTLQELLTIKSDDTVGRVKVYEAIVKGENIPEPGIPESFKVLLKELQSLCLNVEVLSSDGAAIELREGEDEDLERAAANLGINLSRNESASVEDLA comes from the coding sequence TTGGCCGATTTCCGCCAGAGCAACACAGGTAGCCCACAAAGTTCTTCGAACAGTTCGGTACCCGGAGCGCCCAACCGGGTTTCCTTCGCCAAGTTGCGCGAACCCCTCGAGGTCCCCGGGTTGCTCGACGTTCAGACCGACTCGTTCGAGTGGCTGATCGGCTCCCAGCGTTGGCGCGACACTGCCGCCAAGCGCGGCGACGTCAACCAGATGGGTGGGCTCGAAGAAGTACTGCACGAGCTCTCGCCGATCGAGGACTTCTCGGGCTCGATGTCGCTGTCTTTCTCCGACCCGCGCTTTGACGAGGTCAAGGCGCCGGTCGACGAGTGCAAAGACAAGGACATGACGTACGCGGCCCCGCTGTTCGTCACCGCCGAGTTCATCAACAACAACACCGGCGAGATCAAGAGCCAGACGGTGTTCATGGGTGACTTCCCGATGATGACCGAGAAGGGCACCTTCATCATCAACGGCACCGAGCGTGTCGTGGTCAGCCAGCTGGTCCGGTCGCCCGGTGTGTATTTCGACGAGACCATCGACAAGTCCACCGAGAAGACGCTGCACAGCGTCAAGGTGATCCCCAGCCGCGGCGCGTGGCTGGAGTTCGACGTCGACAAGCGCGACACCGTGGGTGTGCGCATCGACCGCAAGCGCCGCCAGCCGGTCACCGTGCTGCTCAAGGCCCTGGGCTGGACCAACGAGCAGATCCACGAGCGGTTCGGCTTCTCCGAGATCATGATGGGCACGCTGGAGAAGGACAACACCGCCGGCACCGACGAGGCGCTGCTGGACATCTACCGCAAGCTGCGTCCGGGCGAACCGCCGACCAAGGAGTCCGCGCAGACCCTGCTGGAGAACCTGTTCTTCAAGGAGAAGCGTTACGACCTGGCCCGGGTGGGCCGGTACAAGGTCAACAAGAAGCTCGGCCTGCATGTCGGGGATCCGATCACCAGCTCGACGCTGACCGAGGAAGACGTGGTCGCCACCATCGAGTACCTGGTGCGCCTGCACGAGGGCCAGCACTCGATGACGGTTCCCGGCGGCACCGAGGTGCCGGTGGAGACCGACGACATCGACCACTTCGGCAACCGCCGGTTGCGCACCGTGGGCGAGCTGATCCAGAACCAGATCCGGGTCGGCATGTCCCGCATGGAGCGTGTCGTGCGCGAGCGGATGACCACTCAGGACGTCGAGGCGATCACGCCGCAGACCCTGATCAACATCCGGCCCGTCGTCGCCGCGATCAAGGAGTTCTTCGGCACCAGCCAGCTGTCGCAGTTCATGGACCAGAACAACCCGCTGTCGGGTCTGACCCACAAGCGTCGTCTGTCGGCGCTGGGCCCGGGTGGTCTGTCCCGTGAGCGTGCCGGCCTGGAGGTCCGCGACGTGCACCCGTCGCACTACGGCCGGATGTGCCCGATCGAGACGCCGGAAGGCCCGAACATCGGTCTGATCGGGTCGCTGTCGGTGTACGCGCGGGTCAACCCGTTCGGCTTCATCGAGACGCCTTACCGGAAAGTCGTCGACGGTGTGGTCTCGGACGAGATCCACTACCTGACCGCCGACGAGGAGGACCGCCACGTCGTGGCGCAGGCCAACTCGCCGATCGACGCCGAGGGTCGCTTCATCGAGCCGCGCGTCCTGGTCCGCCGCAAGGCCGGTGAGGTGGAGTACGTGCCGTCATCCGAGGTGGACTACATGGACGTGTCACCGCGCCAGATGGTGTCGGTGGCCACCGCGATGATCCCGTTCCTCGAGCACGACGACGCCAACCGCGCCCTGATGGGCGCGAACATGCAGCGTCAGGCGGTTCCGCTGGTGCGCAGCGAGGCACCGCTGGTGGGCACCGGCATGGAGCTGCGGGCGGCCATCGACGCCGGCGACGTCGTCGTCGCCGAGAAGGCGGGCGTGATCGAGGAGGTCTCGGCCGACTACATCACCGTCATGCACGACGAGGGCACCCGGCGCACCTACCGGATGCGCAAGTTCGCCCGCTCCAACCACGGCACCTGCGCCAACCAGTCGCCGATCGTCGACGCCGGCGACCGGGTGGAAGCCGGCCAGGTGATCGCCGACGGCCCCTGCACCGAGAACGGTGAGATGGCCCTGGGCAAGAACCTGCTGGTGGCGATCATGCCGTGGGAGGGCCACAACTACGAGGACGCCATCATCCTGTCCAACCGCCTGGTTGAAGAGGACGTGTTGACCTCGATCCACATCGAGGAGCACGAGATCGACGCCCGCGACACCAAGCTGGGCGCCGAGGAGATCACCCGGGACATCCCGAACGTCTCCGACGAGGTGCTGGCGGACCTGGACGAGCGGGGCATCGTGCGTATCGGCGCCGAGGTTCGCGACGGCGACATCCTGGTCGGCAAGGTCACACCCAAGGGTGAGACCGAGCTGACCCCGGAAGAGCGGCTGCTGCGCGCGATCTTCGGCGAGAAGGCCCGCGAGGTCCGCGACACCTCCCTGAAGGTGCCGCACGGCGAGTCCGGCAAGGTCATCGGCATCCGGGTGTTCTCCCGCGAGGATGACGACGAGCTGCCCGCCGGCGTCAACGAGCTGGTCCGCGTGTACGTGGCCCAGAAGCGCAAGATCTCCGACGGCGACAAGCTGGCCGGCCGGCACGGCAACAAGGGCGTCATCGGCAAGATCCTGCCGGTGGAGGACATGCCGTTCCTGCCGGACGGAACCCCGGTGGACATCATCCTGAATACCCACGGGGTGCCGCGACGGATGAACATCGGCCAGATCCTGGAGACCCACCTCGGGTGGGTGGCCAAGGCCGGCTGGAACATCGAGGGCAGTCCGGAGTGGGCGGCGAACCTGCCCGAGGATCTGCGCCACGCCCAGCCGAACCAGATCGTCTCCACGCCGGTGTTCGACGGCGCCAAGGAGGAGGAGCTGCAGGGCCTGCTGTCGGCCACGCTGCCCAACCGCGACGGCGAGGTGCTGGTCAACGAGGACGGCAAGGCGGTGCTCTTCGACGGGCGCAGCGGGGAGCCGTTCCCGTACCCGGTCACGGTCGGCTACATGTACATCATGAAGCTGCACCACCTGGTGGACGACAAGATCCACGCCCGCTCGACCGGCCCGTACTCGATGATCACCCAGCAGCCGCTGGGCGGTAAGGCGCAGTTCGGCGGTCAGCGGTTCGGTGAGATGGAGTGCTGGGCCATGCAGGCCTACGGTGCCGCGTACACGCTGCAGGAGCTGCTGACCATCAAGTCCGACGACACCGTCGGGCGGGTCAAGGTCTACGAGGCGATCGTCAAGGGCGAGAACATCCCCGAGCCCGGCATCCCCGAGTCGTTCAAGGTGCTGCTCAAGGAGCTGCAGTCGCTGTGCCTCAACGTCGAGGTGCTCTCGTCCGACGGTGCGGCCATCGAGCTGCGCGAGGGCGAGGACGAGGACCTGGAACGGGCTGCCGCCAACCTGGGAATCAACTTGTCGCGCAACGAATCTGCTTCGGTAGAGGACCTTGCCTAA